In one Oncorhynchus nerka isolate Pitt River linkage group LG7, Oner_Uvic_2.0, whole genome shotgun sequence genomic region, the following are encoded:
- the LOC115132486 gene encoding RNA-binding motif, single-stranded-interacting protein 2-like isoform X3, whose protein sequence is MDFQKTCLLLNRYGKIVSTKAILDKTTNTCKGYGFVDFDSPSAAQKAVTALKAGGVQAQMAKQQEQDPTNLYISNLPVSLDEQELENMLKPFSQVISTRILRDANGTSRGVGFARMESTEKCETIIQHFNGKYIKTPPGVPVPSEPLLCKFADGGQKKRQSQGKYLQHGRPWTRDGETGGMTLTYDPTTTLQNGFYSAPYSMAPNRMIAQTSLPPYMHSPVNTYQIHSPQSWMHHQSYLMQTSGQLLTQGMDHTMSIQPTSMMGPPTQQLSHLSMGSSGTYMPANTSMQGTYIPQYTQVPQSNVSVEELAVLQQVALETPTEHPDYSYQHSK, encoded by the exons GCTATGGCTTTGTAGACTTTGACAGTCCTTCAGCGGCACAGAAAGCAGTGACAGCACTGAAGGCTGGTGGAGTCCAGGCTCAGATGGCTAAG cAACAGGAGCaggaccccactaacctgtacaTCTCCAACCTGCCTGTGTCTTTGGATGAGCAGGAGCTGGAGAATATGCTGAAGCCCTTCAGTCAGGTCATCTCTACACGCATCCTTAGAGACGCCAATGGCACCAGCAGAGGAGTGGGCTTTGCCAG GATGGAGTCAACAGAGAAATGTGAGACTATCATTCAACATTTCAACGGCAAATATATCAAGACTCCACCTGGAGTTCCAG TGCCCTCGGAACCCCTGTTATGTAAGTTTGCAGACGGAGgacagaagaagagacagagccAGGGAAAGTACCTGCAGCATGGCCGTCCCTGGACAAGAGATGGAGAAACG GGAGGAATGACACTGACCTATGACCCCACCACAACCTTACAGAATGG gttcTACTCAGCTCCCTACAGTATGGCCCCTAACAGAATGATCGCTCAGACCTCCCTCCCCCCCTACATGCACTCTCCTGTTAATACCTACCAG ATCCACAGTCCACAGTCCTGGATGCATCATCAGTCGTACCTCATGCAGACCTCA ggCCAACTCCTGACACAGGGCATGGACCACACCATgtccatccagcccacctctatGATGGGGCCTCCCACACAGCAGCTCAGCCACCTCTCTATGGGCAGCAGTGGCACG TATATGCCGGCAAACACATCAATGCAAGGAACCTACATCCCTCAGTACACCCAAGTGCCTCAAAGCAACGTTTCAGTCGAG GAACTTGCTGTCCTACAACAGGTTGCCCTGGAGACGCCCACAGAACACCCAGACTACTCCTACCAACACAGCAAGTGA